CAACAACTGTGTCAGAGGTTTTGAGGCAACTTGCTTAGAAAATTTAAGCAATTTCAACGCATCTTCCACTTTTTTACCCCTGATCACATCAGCCAGAAGTCTCATCTTCCGGGGAGAGGTAGGATAATTTTTCAAACTTGCATTCGTTTCCATGTGCCAGCTATAGTTTATTCGCTTTTACTTAAATAATTTTAAACAATTTGCCTATTTCTTTTTGGCAGCATGTCCTTTAAAGTTACGGGTCGGGGCAAACTCACCCAATTTATGCCCTACCATATTTTCCGTTACATACACAGGGATAAATTTGTTTCCATTGTGTACGGTAAATGTCAGACCTACGCAATCAGGAATAATCATTGATGCACGAGACCAGGTCTTAATGACCGACTTTTTCTTGCCAACATTTGCTGCTTCAATTTTTTTGAGCAGTTTATGGTGAATATAAGGTCCTTTTTTTAAGGAGCGAGCCATAACTATTTACTTTTCTTTCTATTGTTAATAATTAGTCTGGAAGACGGTTTGTTTCTGTTTCTGGTTTTTTGCCCTTTGGCATACAAGCCTGTGCGTGAGCGGGGGTGACCTCCTGAAGCACGACCTTCTCCACCACCCATTGGGTGATCTACCGGGTTCATGGCAACTCCCCGTACTCTTGGACGAATACCAAGCCATCTTTTGCGGCCGGCTTTACCAAGTCTTTCAAGGTTGTGGTCTGAATTTGAAACAGTTCCTATAGTCGCAACACATTCAAGCAATACCATGCGGGTTTCGCCTGAAGGCAATTTCAAAATGGCATATCTTCCGTCTTTAGCTGCCAATTGTGCATAAGTTCCGGCACTTCTTGCCATAACACCACCTCTACCGGGTGTTAACTCAACATTATGGATAACAGTTCCCAAAGGTATGTACCGCAATTTGAGAGAGTTTCCAACATCGGGTGAAATATCGGCTCCATCGCCGGAGACAACAGTTTGCCCAACTTTTAAACCTTCGGGAGCCAATATATATCTTTTTTCTCCATCAACATAAAACAACAAGGCAATAAATGCACTTCTGTTCGGATCGTATTCGATGGAATTTACTTTTGCAGGCACGTTGTTTTTATCGCGCTTAAAATCAATAAAGCGGTAACGTTTTTTGTGTCCCCCTCCTTTTTGTCTTACCGACATCCGCCCTTGATTGTTTCTTCCTCCCGATTTAGAAATACCGGTTACCAAACTTTTTTCCGGTTTATCAACCGTCAGCTCGGTAAAAGTATTGGCTATTCTGAAACGAGAGCCGGGGGTAATGGGATTTAATTTTTTAGTTGCCATAGTACAAATAGGATAGTTATCGGTTATCCTGAAACCTTATTTTTTAGCTTGTTATTTTAGTAGCTTAAATTTCAGCG
This is a stretch of genomic DNA from Sphingobacteriales bacterium. It encodes these proteins:
- the rpsS gene encoding 30S ribosomal protein S19, which encodes MARSLKKGPYIHHKLLKKIEAANVGKKKSVIKTWSRASMIIPDCVGLTFTVHNGNKFIPVYVTENMVGHKLGEFAPTRNFKGHAAKKK
- the rplB gene encoding 50S ribosomal protein L2; protein product: MATKKLNPITPGSRFRIANTFTELTVDKPEKSLVTGISKSGGRNNQGRMSVRQKGGGHKKRYRFIDFKRDKNNVPAKVNSIEYDPNRSAFIALLFYVDGEKRYILAPEGLKVGQTVVSGDGADISPDVGNSLKLRYIPLGTVIHNVELTPGRGGVMARSAGTYAQLAAKDGRYAILKLPSGETRMVLLECVATIGTVSNSDHNLERLGKAGRKRWLGIRPRVRGVAMNPVDHPMGGGEGRASGGHPRSRTGLYAKGQKTRNRNKPSSRLIINNRKKSK